Proteins found in one Alteromonas macleodii genomic segment:
- a CDS encoding SRPBCC family protein, translated as MGALKKVLVVVGVVILLFVITSFFIPNEYSVERKVSIDAEPSEIYPYVVDLKEWQKWGVWFKRDPNMKLDYSGPDRAIGMRSEWISETEGNGEMEITQLEHNKRVLYRLYFPDFDMGSSGVVEIKSTVDGSIVTWRDEGSVDNNPVNKYFALMMDSMIGPDFEMGLENLKVLVENNS; from the coding sequence ATGGGAGCATTAAAGAAAGTTTTAGTGGTAGTTGGTGTTGTAATTCTATTGTTTGTAATTACAAGCTTTTTTATTCCAAATGAGTACAGTGTGGAAAGGAAAGTTAGCATAGACGCCGAACCTTCTGAGATATATCCGTATGTCGTTGATCTAAAAGAATGGCAGAAGTGGGGAGTGTGGTTTAAACGCGATCCAAACATGAAGCTTGATTATTCTGGTCCAGATAGGGCTATTGGGATGCGTTCGGAATGGATAAGTGAAACGGAAGGGAATGGCGAGATGGAAATCACGCAATTAGAACACAACAAACGAGTTCTCTATCGTTTATATTTTCCTGATTTCGACATGGGCTCATCGGGTGTGGTCGAAATAAAATCTACAGTCGACGGTTCTATAGTAACCTGGAGGGATGAAGGTTCTGTCGACAATAATCCAGTAAACAAATACTTCGCGTTGATGATGGATAGTATGATTGGCCCAGATTTCGAAATGGGCCTTGAAAACCTTAAGGTGCTGGTCGAAAACAACAGTTGA
- a CDS encoding MFS transporter, with amino-acid sequence MKEKNLLIAGLSLNKLADLLISAKTTLTAVLLSVGAPLWMVGWLVPIRESGALLPQVFISVYLRKHTQRHIVWRIGMAIQAFAVVGMLFSVIFFSSFTAGALLLASLIFLSLGRSACSLTVKDMEADVAEKGKRGNLIGSASTISGVVTLVISIPLVILNDNLSSNVLLLVLGGSLLSFVLTLVCVWPIKTSVDTGSDKEKTFSINFDSTVYKFILVRGLFVHSALVAPYFMIEKNGDAQELLPIYIGAEAAAALLSSIIWGRLADKSAKLTLRLSGLLALCSCGGLLYLQSSSVVTSAFLFFLLSIAHTGVRTGRKTYSLDVKDGHERTELVGFSNTAIGVILLAFGALYAALTPVLPFSVVYIMALVLLVAVVMTVILPSEK; translated from the coding sequence ATGAAAGAAAAAAATCTCCTTATTGCCGGCCTTTCACTTAATAAGTTAGCCGACCTATTAATATCAGCTAAGACCACCTTGACGGCGGTACTTCTAAGCGTTGGTGCCCCACTTTGGATGGTGGGGTGGTTAGTTCCTATCAGAGAATCAGGGGCGCTTCTTCCCCAAGTTTTTATCAGCGTCTATCTTCGAAAACACACGCAACGGCATATAGTTTGGCGCATTGGTATGGCAATACAGGCATTTGCTGTAGTCGGTATGCTATTTTCGGTCATATTCTTTTCTAGCTTCACAGCAGGCGCTTTGCTCCTAGCCTCTCTTATATTTCTAAGTTTAGGTCGTTCGGCGTGCTCGTTAACTGTGAAAGATATGGAAGCAGATGTCGCTGAAAAAGGAAAACGCGGCAATCTGATAGGGTCGGCCTCTACTATTTCTGGGGTGGTTACGCTCGTAATTTCAATACCTTTGGTTATTTTAAATGACAACCTTTCTTCAAACGTACTTCTGCTAGTTTTAGGTGGAAGTTTACTCTCCTTTGTTTTGACCTTGGTATGTGTGTGGCCCATCAAGACAAGTGTGGACACCGGTAGCGACAAAGAGAAAACGTTTAGTATCAACTTTGATTCTACTGTTTATAAATTTATTCTGGTAAGGGGGCTTTTCGTGCATTCGGCGCTCGTTGCTCCCTATTTCATGATTGAAAAAAATGGTGACGCGCAAGAGTTGCTACCAATTTATATAGGTGCTGAGGCTGCGGCTGCGCTTTTATCTTCGATTATTTGGGGGAGGCTTGCTGATAAAAGTGCAAAATTAACGCTACGGTTATCTGGTTTGCTAGCACTGTGTTCATGTGGAGGGCTTCTTTACTTGCAGTCCTCCTCTGTTGTCACATCGGCATTTCTATTCTTTTTGCTTTCAATTGCTCATACAGGAGTAAGGACGGGGAGAAAAACATATAGTTTAGACGTTAAAGATGGGCATGAGCGAACTGAGTTAGTCGGTTTTTCTAATACCGCGATAGGAGTAATTTTATTAGCATTTGGCGCTCTCTACGCTGCGCTAACCCCTGTTTTACCATTTTCAGTAGTTTATATTATGGCATTAGTACTTTTGGTGGCAGTTGTTATGACTGTAATTCTACCTTCTGAGAAGTAG
- a CDS encoding transposase: MAQSRKSLISLQDTPYYHCISRCVRRSYLCGYDRNNNVSYEHRKSWVEKRLLFLSKVFSIDICAYAVMSNHVHVVLCVNKSAALSWPTETVLQQWHKMHKGTLLTQKYMKGELLRDSELDAVKATAEVYRKRLFDISWFMRNLNEFIARKANEEDNCTGRFWEGRFRSQALLTEKALLSCMAYVDLNPIRAKAATNIQNSYHTSIHTRLASNALNNKPIKGLMPFKSQRISKNHRCLNFTLNNYCELLDDSIKLLTDNNKEAATHESDDDIKLIGLGKPHWLKVINDFESTFSFAAGDTASMQKFKERTHRKRMAKQKAASLCFDLKSTSQKVELQS; the protein is encoded by the coding sequence GTGGCGCAAAGCAGAAAATCTCTCATTAGCCTTCAAGACACTCCTTACTATCACTGCATATCTCGCTGTGTAAGGCGCAGTTATCTGTGTGGATACGATCGAAACAATAACGTTAGTTATGAACATAGAAAATCATGGGTAGAGAAAAGGCTTCTATTTTTAAGTAAAGTTTTCTCTATAGACATTTGTGCTTATGCAGTAATGAGCAACCACGTTCATGTTGTTCTATGCGTAAATAAAAGCGCTGCGCTTTCGTGGCCGACAGAAACTGTCTTACAGCAGTGGCATAAAATGCACAAAGGCACCCTCCTCACTCAAAAATATATGAAGGGCGAATTACTTAGAGATAGTGAATTAGATGCAGTTAAAGCTACAGCTGAAGTTTATAGAAAACGTCTCTTTGATATCAGTTGGTTTATGAGGAACTTAAATGAGTTTATTGCAAGAAAAGCCAACGAAGAGGATAACTGTACCGGCAGATTTTGGGAGGGGCGTTTTCGTTCACAGGCTTTATTGACTGAAAAGGCTCTACTTTCCTGTATGGCTTATGTCGATTTAAACCCAATTCGTGCAAAGGCTGCAACAAACATACAGAACTCGTATCACACTAGTATACATACCAGGCTAGCTTCAAACGCATTGAATAACAAACCGATTAAAGGGCTAATGCCTTTTAAAAGTCAAAGGATAAGTAAGAACCACCGCTGCTTAAATTTCACCCTCAATAACTATTGTGAGCTTCTCGATGACTCTATTAAGTTACTCACTGATAATAATAAAGAAGCCGCAACACACGAAAGTGATGACGACATAAAGCTAATCGGCCTCGGCAAACCTCATTGGCTCAAAGTCATCAATGATTTTGAGAGCACTTTTTCTTTTGCTGCTGGAGACACAGCATCCATGCAGAAATTCAAAGAACGTACTCATAGAAAGCGAATGGCCAAACAGAAAGCAGCATCGCTCTGCTTCGACCTTAAATCTACTTCTCAGAAGGTAGAATTACAGTCATAA
- a CDS encoding hydroxymethylglutaryl-CoA lyase: MTFPKEVSIVEVGPRDGLQNEKQTLRVEQKVELIKLLSETGLNRIEAGSFVSPKWVPQMANSGEVIKALNSKANIRYSALTPNLKGLEAAIESGVKEVAVFGAASESFSQKNINCSISESLKRFEALFELANHNNIKVRGYVSCVMGCPYEGDILPKAVTQVSKELIDMGCYEVSLGDTIGVGTPKATSVMLDDVLKEIDVSKIAAHFHDTYGQALVNLYTALGYGVSTIDSAVAGLGGCPYAKGASGNVATEDVLYMLNGMDISTGVNMNKLLVASSYISDVLGRSPVSKSANALLGR, translated from the coding sequence ATGACGTTTCCTAAAGAAGTAAGCATTGTCGAAGTCGGCCCTCGAGACGGCCTTCAAAATGAAAAGCAGACTTTAAGGGTTGAGCAAAAGGTAGAGCTTATAAAGCTTCTATCAGAAACTGGCCTAAACCGCATTGAGGCGGGTAGCTTTGTTTCGCCCAAATGGGTGCCTCAAATGGCGAATTCAGGTGAGGTTATTAAAGCGCTAAATTCGAAGGCGAATATTCGTTATTCTGCGTTGACCCCCAACCTTAAGGGGCTAGAAGCGGCTATAGAATCGGGAGTGAAAGAGGTTGCAGTATTTGGTGCAGCATCTGAGTCTTTTTCACAAAAGAATATCAACTGCTCAATAAGCGAAAGCTTAAAGCGTTTCGAAGCGCTGTTTGAACTAGCCAATCACAATAATATAAAAGTCAGAGGTTATGTCTCGTGCGTAATGGGCTGTCCCTATGAGGGTGATATCTTACCTAAAGCTGTAACACAGGTCAGTAAGGAGCTGATTGATATGGGATGTTACGAGGTTTCACTAGGCGATACTATTGGGGTGGGCACTCCAAAAGCGACTAGTGTAATGCTTGATGATGTACTAAAAGAGATCGATGTCAGCAAAATTGCAGCTCACTTTCATGATACTTATGGGCAGGCATTAGTTAATTTATATACGGCTCTAGGATATGGTGTTTCTACCATAGATTCGGCTGTTGCAGGACTAGGAGGTTGCCCTTATGCCAAAGGGGCCAGCGGTAACGTAGCGACTGAAGATGTCCTGTATATGTTGAATGGCATGGACATTTCCACAGGAGTGAACATGAATAAGCTGCTTGTAGCCTCATCGTATATTTCTGACGTATTGGGTCGCTCGCCTGTATCGAAATCAGCCAACGCGCTTTTGGGTAGATAG
- a CDS encoding acetyl-CoA carboxylase biotin carboxylase subunit, which produces MINKLLIANRGEIACRVIKTANAQGIKTVAVYSDADENALHVQMADEAVYLGPSPSKESYLRGELIIEKSKELGVDAIHPGYGFLSENAEFANLCAENNIIFVGPPASAIEAMGSKSAAKHIMEKAGVPLVPGYHGDEQSEAVLKGAADEMGYPVLLKAAAGGGGKGMRQVWSEKEFSQALNAAKRESMASFGDDHMLVEKYLTRPRHVEIQVFCDTHGNGVYLFERDCSVQRRHQKIIEEAPAPNMSQSVREKMGEAAILAAKAINYVGAGTVEFLLDEDDSFYFMEMNTRLQVEHPVTEMITREDLVHWQLTIAEGKPLPKQQKELTLTGHAFEARIYAEDPNNEFLPSTGTLCLLRTPKENDVVRVDTGVVEGDEVSVFYDPMIAKLVVWGENREIALKRLISALGDYYIDGVSTNIDFLKRVATHPAFGAAELTTTFVEKHNDSLFNRIASEDTHSNIPAMALLSLLNRKITLSNRTPEVWSTAGAWRPNGNHQETLTLICGQEEVRVDVKHLLHGSQPVWELTVANESFEVKGKIIESTLKATINGYKSTFSFSENDGVFTLFNKDTHAKFSVVSPSLGDHNSDGDDANLSAPMNGTIVAHLVEKDQQVKKGDPILVMEAMKMEHSIIAPHDGSVEEFFFKPGELVDGGATLLAFSTKEAAEV; this is translated from the coding sequence ATGATAAATAAATTACTAATCGCAAACCGTGGCGAAATAGCCTGCCGCGTTATAAAGACAGCCAACGCACAAGGTATAAAAACCGTAGCTGTTTATTCAGACGCGGATGAGAATGCACTTCATGTACAAATGGCTGACGAAGCAGTTTATCTAGGGCCATCTCCGTCAAAAGAAAGTTACTTACGTGGTGAACTCATTATTGAGAAATCGAAAGAGCTGGGTGTAGATGCTATCCACCCGGGTTACGGCTTTCTCTCTGAAAATGCTGAATTTGCAAATCTGTGCGCAGAAAACAATATTATCTTTGTAGGTCCACCCGCATCTGCAATAGAAGCGATGGGTTCCAAATCTGCCGCGAAGCACATCATGGAAAAAGCAGGCGTTCCATTGGTTCCAGGCTATCATGGCGACGAACAAAGTGAAGCAGTGTTGAAAGGCGCTGCCGATGAGATGGGCTATCCAGTGCTTTTAAAAGCCGCAGCTGGTGGCGGCGGTAAAGGCATGCGCCAAGTGTGGAGCGAGAAAGAGTTTTCTCAGGCTTTAAACGCCGCTAAACGTGAATCTATGGCCAGCTTTGGTGACGACCATATGCTGGTTGAAAAGTACCTAACCCGTCCTCGTCATGTTGAAATACAAGTCTTCTGTGACACCCATGGTAACGGTGTATATCTTTTCGAGCGTGATTGTTCGGTGCAACGCCGTCACCAAAAAATTATTGAAGAAGCGCCAGCGCCTAATATGTCTCAGTCAGTGAGAGAAAAAATGGGCGAAGCGGCGATACTGGCGGCGAAAGCAATTAATTACGTAGGTGCAGGAACTGTAGAGTTCTTACTTGATGAAGACGATTCATTTTACTTTATGGAAATGAATACGCGCTTGCAGGTTGAACACCCTGTTACAGAAATGATTACCCGGGAAGATTTGGTTCACTGGCAATTAACTATTGCTGAAGGTAAGCCCCTACCTAAGCAACAAAAGGAACTTACTCTAACAGGACACGCATTCGAAGCACGTATTTATGCTGAAGATCCGAACAACGAGTTTCTACCTTCCACCGGCACGCTGTGCCTGTTGCGCACACCAAAAGAAAATGACGTAGTCCGTGTTGATACTGGCGTTGTGGAAGGCGATGAGGTAAGCGTTTTCTATGACCCTATGATTGCCAAGCTTGTAGTTTGGGGAGAGAACCGTGAGATAGCCCTTAAGCGCCTAATTAGTGCGTTGGGCGATTACTATATTGACGGTGTAAGCACAAATATTGACTTCCTAAAGCGCGTCGCTACCCACCCGGCATTCGGTGCTGCTGAGTTGACAACTACATTTGTTGAAAAGCATAACGATTCGTTGTTTAACCGTATAGCTAGCGAAGACACCCATTCTAATATTCCAGCGATGGCGTTACTTTCCCTATTAAATAGAAAAATTACCTTGAGTAATCGCACACCTGAAGTATGGTCCACTGCAGGTGCGTGGCGGCCTAATGGAAATCACCAAGAAACCCTAACGTTGATTTGCGGCCAAGAAGAGGTCCGCGTTGATGTGAAACATCTACTACACGGGAGTCAGCCTGTTTGGGAGCTAACGGTAGCTAACGAAAGCTTCGAAGTAAAAGGAAAAATCATAGAAAGCACGCTGAAAGCGACAATCAATGGATACAAATCGACGTTTTCGTTTTCAGAAAATGATGGCGTGTTTACTCTTTTTAACAAAGACACCCATGCTAAATTTAGTGTAGTTTCACCCTCGTTAGGTGATCATAACAGTGATGGTGATGATGCCAATTTAAGTGCTCCTATGAATGGAACAATAGTTGCGCATTTAGTTGAAAAAGATCAGCAGGTTAAGAAAGGTGATCCAATTTTAGTCATGGAAGCGATGAAGATGGAGCATAGTATCATTGCCCCACACGACGGCTCAGTAGAAGAGTTCTTCTTCAAACCTGGTGAACTAGTTGATGGCGGGGCCACGCTATTGGCATTTTCGACCAAAGAAGCTGCCGAGGTTTAA
- a CDS encoding enoyl-CoA hydratase/isomerase family protein, whose translation MEQSVIYSVDDRNIATVTLNRAEKHNAFNDEMIIELTRLFKKAGEDENVRALILRAEGKSFSAGADLNWMKKMASYTEAQNESDAFALATMLQTLYKMPKPTIARVQGAAFGGAVGLIACCDIAIGSKLSKFCLSEVKIGLIPATISPYVVEAMGARVCRRYFQTAEVFSARRARRLGLLSESVTEDELDSTIDDIVSNILKNGPQAVAKAKDLVQWVSTQEINDALLTKTSKLIAQVRTSDEGQEGLSAFLEKRSASWVEVQNDK comes from the coding sequence ATGGAACAATCAGTTATTTACAGCGTAGATGATAGAAATATTGCCACTGTTACTTTAAACAGAGCTGAAAAACACAATGCTTTCAACGATGAAATGATAATCGAGCTGACTCGTTTGTTTAAAAAAGCGGGCGAAGACGAAAACGTGCGTGCGCTTATTTTAAGAGCGGAAGGTAAAAGTTTTAGCGCAGGCGCCGATCTTAACTGGATGAAAAAAATGGCCAGTTATACCGAAGCGCAAAATGAAAGTGACGCTTTTGCATTAGCAACCATGCTGCAGACGCTTTATAAAATGCCAAAGCCCACAATAGCGAGAGTACAAGGTGCAGCTTTTGGAGGCGCAGTTGGTTTAATTGCCTGTTGCGATATTGCTATTGGAAGCAAGCTTAGCAAGTTTTGCTTAAGCGAAGTTAAAATAGGCCTTATCCCAGCGACTATCAGCCCCTACGTTGTTGAAGCAATGGGCGCACGAGTGTGCCGACGATACTTCCAGACCGCTGAAGTGTTTTCTGCGCGTAGAGCACGACGACTAGGTTTATTAAGCGAATCAGTTACCGAAGATGAGCTAGATAGCACTATAGATGACATTGTATCAAACATACTGAAAAACGGCCCTCAAGCAGTGGCGAAAGCAAAAGACTTGGTGCAATGGGTGTCTACGCAAGAGATTAACGATGCCCTTCTCACAAAAACGAGCAAGCTTATTGCACAAGTTAGAACTTCTGATGAAGGTCAAGAAGGTTTGTCAGCCTTTTTAGAAAAGCGCAGTGCGTCATGGGTGGAGGTACAAAATGATAAATAA
- a CDS encoding carboxyl transferase domain-containing protein, producing MPVLRSSINTKSETFIANAQHMQAQVNDLVEKIEQICQGGGEKAAERHISRGKLLPRDRINALIDPDTPFLEIGQLAAWEVYEDYVPCAGVVAGIGIVAGIECMIVANDATVKGGTYYPLTVKKHLRAQTIAEQNNLPCIYLVDSGGANLPRQDDVFPDRDHFGRIFFNQANMSAKNIPQIAVVMGSCTAGGAYVPAMADESIIVKEQATIFLGGPPLVKAATGEVVTAEELGGGDVHTRISGVADQLANNDHHALSLARNAISRLNRKKPQDLDVAAVKPPRYDTKEIYGIVPADSRQTYDVREIIARIVDDSDFDEFKPLYGTTLVCGFARIFGFPVGIVANNGILFGESALKGAHFVELCAMRKIPLVFLQNITGFMVGKQYEHGGIAKHGAKMVTAVACANVPKLTVLIGGSFGAGNYGMCGRAYDPRFLFMWPNARISVMGGEQAAGVLAQVKRDQKERSGESWSAEEEKAFKQPVVDTYEKQGHPYYASARLWDDGVIDPADTRLVLGLSLSATLNKPIEDTQFGIFRM from the coding sequence ATGCCCGTTCTTCGCTCAAGTATAAATACGAAGTCCGAAACATTTATCGCAAACGCCCAGCACATGCAGGCTCAGGTAAATGATTTAGTCGAAAAAATAGAACAAATTTGTCAAGGTGGTGGAGAAAAAGCAGCCGAACGCCACATTTCGCGAGGGAAACTACTACCACGTGACAGAATAAACGCCCTCATCGATCCGGATACTCCATTTCTCGAAATAGGCCAGTTAGCAGCCTGGGAAGTATATGAAGACTATGTGCCCTGTGCAGGGGTTGTTGCCGGTATCGGTATTGTTGCTGGCATCGAGTGCATGATTGTAGCTAATGATGCCACTGTCAAAGGCGGGACTTACTACCCTCTAACTGTTAAAAAGCACCTTCGAGCTCAAACCATCGCAGAGCAAAATAACTTACCTTGTATTTATCTTGTGGATTCAGGTGGTGCTAACTTACCGCGCCAAGATGATGTATTCCCCGACAGAGATCACTTCGGCCGCATATTCTTCAATCAGGCGAATATGTCTGCAAAGAATATCCCACAAATTGCGGTAGTTATGGGCTCCTGTACAGCAGGTGGCGCTTATGTTCCTGCTATGGCTGATGAAAGTATTATCGTTAAAGAGCAGGCGACTATTTTCTTAGGTGGGCCACCTCTTGTTAAAGCAGCAACAGGTGAAGTGGTAACTGCAGAAGAACTTGGTGGCGGAGACGTTCACACTCGTATTTCAGGGGTTGCTGATCAGTTAGCCAACAATGACCATCATGCACTTTCTCTAGCCCGAAATGCTATATCAAGGTTAAACCGAAAGAAACCTCAAGACTTAGACGTTGCTGCGGTGAAACCTCCACGCTACGACACAAAAGAGATATATGGCATCGTGCCTGCCGATAGTCGTCAGACTTATGACGTGAGGGAAATTATTGCTCGAATCGTTGATGATTCAGATTTCGATGAATTCAAACCCCTTTATGGCACTACCCTTGTTTGTGGGTTTGCTCGCATATTCGGTTTCCCTGTCGGCATTGTTGCGAACAACGGCATACTTTTCGGTGAAAGTGCGCTCAAAGGTGCTCATTTCGTCGAGCTTTGCGCAATGCGAAAAATTCCCCTCGTGTTTTTGCAAAACATCACCGGATTTATGGTTGGTAAGCAATACGAACATGGCGGGATCGCAAAACACGGTGCCAAAATGGTAACCGCTGTAGCGTGCGCGAATGTACCAAAACTCACTGTGCTTATCGGCGGAAGTTTTGGTGCAGGTAACTACGGCATGTGCGGCAGAGCCTATGACCCACGCTTTCTTTTCATGTGGCCAAATGCTCGCATCTCTGTGATGGGCGGTGAGCAAGCAGCAGGTGTTCTCGCACAGGTAAAACGCGACCAAAAAGAGCGTTCTGGCGAATCTTGGAGCGCAGAAGAAGAGAAAGCATTCAAACAACCCGTTGTTGATACCTACGAAAAGCAAGGACATCCATACTATGCATCTGCAAGGCTTTGGGACGATGGCGTTATTGACCCGGCGGATACGCGATTAGTGCTTGGGCTATCGCTGTCAGCGACTCTCAACAAGCCTATCGAAGACACCCAATTTGGCATATTTAGAATGTAG
- a CDS encoding isovaleryl-CoA dehydrogenase has protein sequence MNTSYPTLNFGLGEDIEMLRDQVYQFAQNEIAPLAEQADADNQFPNQLWTKLGDMGLLGVTVSEQYGGSDMGYLAHTIAMEEVSRASGGIGLSYGAHSNLCVNQIFKNGNDAQRERYLPKLVSGEHIGALAMSEPNAGSDVVSMKLKAEKRGDKYILNGNKMWITNGPDAHTFVIYAKTNPDAGPKGITAFIVERDFPGFSRAQKLDKLGMRSSNTCELVFEDCEVPAENILGKEGEGVRVLMSGLDYERLVLSGGPLGIMQSCMDIVVPYIHDRQQFGQSIGQFQLVQGKVADMYTQMNAARAYVYTVAQSCDRGETTRKDAAGAILYSAELATKMALDAIQLLGGNGYINEYPTGRLLRDAKLYEIGAGTSEIRRMLIGRELFNESK, from the coding sequence ATGAACACCTCCTACCCTACTTTGAATTTTGGACTTGGTGAAGACATCGAGATGTTACGTGACCAGGTCTACCAATTTGCACAAAATGAGATTGCTCCTCTGGCTGAGCAAGCAGACGCAGATAACCAATTCCCAAATCAACTGTGGACTAAGCTAGGCGATATGGGTTTATTGGGTGTAACTGTTTCAGAGCAATACGGTGGCTCTGACATGGGCTATCTCGCCCACACTATTGCGATGGAAGAGGTTAGCCGCGCATCAGGTGGTATCGGATTGAGCTACGGCGCACATTCAAACCTATGCGTTAATCAAATTTTTAAAAATGGTAACGACGCTCAGCGTGAAAGGTACCTTCCTAAGCTAGTAAGCGGTGAACACATCGGTGCGTTAGCAATGAGTGAGCCTAACGCAGGTTCTGACGTCGTTAGCATGAAATTAAAAGCTGAAAAGCGCGGCGACAAGTACATTCTCAACGGTAATAAAATGTGGATAACGAATGGCCCTGATGCACATACTTTTGTTATCTATGCAAAAACCAACCCTGATGCCGGCCCAAAAGGTATCACAGCATTTATTGTGGAGCGTGACTTTCCGGGCTTTAGTCGCGCGCAAAAGCTCGACAAACTTGGCATGCGCTCCTCGAACACTTGCGAGTTAGTGTTCGAAGATTGTGAAGTACCAGCCGAAAATATTCTTGGCAAAGAAGGCGAAGGCGTTCGTGTACTAATGAGCGGCTTAGATTACGAGCGTCTTGTTTTATCCGGCGGCCCACTCGGCATTATGCAATCGTGCATGGATATTGTTGTTCCTTATATTCACGACCGCCAGCAGTTTGGTCAGTCAATTGGTCAATTCCAACTGGTACAGGGCAAAGTCGCTGATATGTATACACAGATGAATGCGGCTCGAGCCTATGTATACACCGTTGCTCAGTCTTGCGATCGCGGTGAAACAACACGCAAAGATGCGGCTGGCGCGATTCTCTACTCAGCAGAACTGGCCACAAAAATGGCATTAGACGCTATTCAGTTACTAGGGGGTAATGGCTATATCAATGAATATCCTACTGGCCGCCTATTACGTGACGCCAAGCTTTATGAAATAGGTGCAGGTACATCGGAAATCCGCCGCATGCTTATCGGCCGCGAGCTTTTCAACGAATCTAAGTAG
- a CDS encoding MerR family transcriptional regulator, which yields MSKYEDETTYAIGELAREFDITPRSIRFYEEQGLMSPSRTGQNRVYLNKDRVRLKLILRGKRLGFSLAEVKTLFDMYDTNPNSAIQLEAMLEMTEQKRAVLKQQLEDIQMLMTELDDVEARCREELAELKRGNIA from the coding sequence ATGAGCAAGTACGAAGACGAAACAACATATGCAATAGGTGAACTCGCGCGAGAGTTTGACATCACACCTCGTTCAATTCGTTTTTATGAAGAGCAAGGGCTAATGTCGCCGTCCAGAACTGGCCAAAATCGCGTTTATTTAAACAAGGACAGAGTGCGCTTAAAGCTTATCTTGCGCGGAAAACGCTTAGGTTTTTCCCTTGCTGAAGTCAAAACACTGTTCGACATGTACGACACTAACCCCAACTCGGCCATTCAGCTAGAGGCCATGCTTGAAATGACTGAGCAAAAAAGAGCAGTGCTTAAACAACAATTAGAAGATATTCAGATGCTAATGACAGAACTGGATGATGTTGAAGCACGCTGCCGTGAAGAACTCGCAGAATTAAAACGAGGAAATATCGCATGA
- a CDS encoding thiolase family protein produces MSKDSVVIVAAKRTPMGGFNGNLSSLTATKLGEVAIKAACEGMDVSAIDEVIMGCVLPAGLGQSPARQASLWAGLPLSAGVTTINKVCGSGLKAVMMAHDLIKAGSATSVVAGGMESMSNAPYMLPKARTGYRMGHGQVLDHMMLDGLENAYDGKAMGCFAQDTADEENISRGEMDEFALSSLSKAHEAINSGTFVDEIVPVTISSRKGDTVVDTDEGPGSARPEKIPTLRPAFKKDGTVTAANSSSISDGAAALVVMSESKAKELGLAPLARVVAHATNSIEPENFTVAPVGAMKKVLDKAGWTKEEVDLFEINEAFAMVTMLAVKKLGLDENKVNVKGGACALGHPIGASGARILVTLLHALKQRGGKKGIASLCIGGGEGVALAVEMI; encoded by the coding sequence ATGAGTAAAGATTCAGTAGTTATTGTCGCGGCTAAACGCACACCAATGGGTGGTTTTAACGGTAATTTGTCTTCGCTTACTGCGACCAAACTTGGAGAAGTTGCGATTAAAGCAGCCTGTGAAGGTATGGATGTCTCTGCAATTGATGAAGTTATTATGGGGTGTGTATTACCCGCAGGCCTTGGCCAATCACCTGCACGACAAGCATCACTGTGGGCGGGGCTTCCGTTAAGCGCCGGTGTTACAACCATTAATAAAGTATGTGGCTCGGGCTTAAAAGCGGTAATGATGGCGCATGACTTAATCAAAGCGGGTAGTGCAACATCAGTTGTAGCGGGTGGAATGGAGAGCATGAGTAATGCGCCCTACATGCTGCCTAAAGCAAGAACGGGTTATCGTATGGGGCACGGTCAAGTGCTAGATCACATGATGCTTGATGGGCTAGAAAATGCTTATGATGGCAAAGCAATGGGATGTTTTGCGCAAGATACGGCCGATGAAGAAAACATATCTCGCGGAGAAATGGATGAATTTGCACTAAGCTCGCTTTCAAAAGCACATGAAGCAATAAATAGCGGTACATTCGTTGATGAAATAGTGCCGGTAACAATCTCGTCTAGAAAGGGCGACACCGTGGTTGATACCGATGAAGGCCCGGGTTCTGCACGTCCTGAAAAAATACCAACTTTGAGACCTGCTTTCAAAAAAGACGGTACGGTCACTGCGGCAAACTCAAGCTCAATCTCCGATGGTGCTGCAGCACTGGTTGTTATGAGTGAGAGTAAAGCGAAAGAACTTGGTTTAGCGCCACTGGCACGTGTAGTTGCTCACGCTACAAATTCTATTGAACCCGAAAACTTTACTGTGGCACCTGTTGGAGCAATGAAAAAGGTGTTGGATAAAGCAGGCTGGACAAAAGAAGAAGTTGATTTGTTTGAGATTAACGAAGCTTTTGCAATGGTGACTATGCTGGCAGTTAAGAAACTTGGGCTTGATGAAAATAAAGTGAACGTGAAAGGTGGTGCATGTGCATTGGGCCACCCAATCGGTGCATCAGGCGCACGTATTTTGGTAACTCTGCTGCACGCGCTTAAGCA